The bacterium genome window below encodes:
- the tsaA gene encoding tRNA (N6-threonylcarbamoyladenosine(37)-N6)-methyltransferase TrmO: MKFEMNQIGTIFSPYKAKEMCPIQGTAAPEGKGRVEVFPEYAAALETIETFSHIILLYIFDRAGEIKLSRPTFLDDAPHGVFASRHPCRPNGIGLSIVKLEQMKENILEVSEIDILDQTPLIDIKPYIPQFDFREKANNGWTEKKELHEKPIDRE, encoded by the coding sequence ATGAAATTTGAAATGAATCAAATAGGAACAATATTTTCACCCTACAAAGCGAAAGAAATGTGTCCCATTCAAGGGACGGCTGCGCCGGAAGGGAAAGGCCGGGTGGAAGTGTTCCCGGAATATGCGGCAGCATTGGAAACAATTGAAACTTTTTCGCATATCATTCTTCTTTATATTTTCGATAGAGCCGGAGAAATAAAGTTATCCCGGCCAACCTTTCTGGATGATGCACCACACGGTGTTTTTGCTTCGCGCCATCCCTGCCGGCCAAATGGCATTGGACTGTCAATTGTGAAGCTGGAGCAAATGAAAGAAAATATTTTAGAAGTAAGCGAGATCGATATTTTAGACCAGACACCTTTGATTGATATCAAACCGTATATTCCTCAATTTGATTTTCGGGAAAAAGCCAATAATGGATGGACGGAAAAAAAAGAATTACACGAAAAACCCATAGACCGGGAGTAA
- a CDS encoding YafY family transcriptional regulator has protein sequence MRLDRLLSIIIMLLNRRRVQAKELADYFGISARTVYRDIDAINQAGIPIVSFQGNQGGLGIVDNYKLDRQVLTLEDMGTILSTLKGINTTFKDKQLDKAIEKIHALVPDEKQRQIEEKLQQVIIDVLPWGFSERKKQNLQIIQNAISCNTLIRFLYRDSKGKKGIRTVEPMTLIFKAYTWYLFAFCQLRKDFRLFRLSRISRIKTSTKKFIRKVVDYKEYEENSQKIQKMVDLVLEFSPYARYQAEDYFEEKQLTIQRDGSVIARMSIPEDDWIYSMLLSYGENMKVISPQRVRKTLQEKAKKIVARYQT, from the coding sequence ATGCGACTGGATCGACTATTATCCATCATTATCATGCTGCTCAACCGCCGCCGGGTACAGGCAAAAGAACTGGCTGATTATTTCGGTATTTCAGCGCGGACTGTCTACCGGGATATTGACGCGATTAATCAGGCGGGCATTCCCATTGTTTCTTTTCAAGGCAATCAGGGCGGACTGGGGATTGTGGATAATTATAAATTAGACCGGCAGGTATTGACTTTGGAAGATATGGGGACGATTCTTTCTACCCTCAAAGGGATTAATACTACTTTTAAGGACAAGCAACTGGATAAGGCGATTGAAAAAATTCATGCGCTGGTGCCGGATGAAAAGCAGCGGCAAATTGAGGAAAAACTTCAACAAGTTATTATTGATGTCCTGCCGTGGGGTTTTAGCGAGCGGAAAAAGCAAAACCTTCAGATTATCCAAAACGCTATTTCATGTAATACACTGATTCGTTTTTTGTATCGTGACAGTAAGGGTAAAAAGGGAATCCGGACAGTCGAACCCATGACGCTGATTTTTAAAGCCTATACCTGGTATTTGTTTGCTTTTTGTCAATTACGCAAAGATTTTCGATTGTTCCGATTGAGCCGTATAAGTCGTATTAAAACAAGCACCAAAAAATTTATCCGCAAAGTTGTTGATTATAAAGAGTATGAAGAAAATAGTCAGAAGATACAAAAGATGGTTGATTTGGTTTTGGAATTTTCCCCGTACGCAAGATACCAGGCTGAAGATTATTTTGAAGAAAAACAATTGACGATTCAAAGGGACGGTTCGGTCATCGCGCGTATGAGCATCCCGGAAGATGACTGGATTTATTCTATGTTGTTGAGTTATGGGGAAAACATGAAAGTTATTTCGCCGCAACGGGTCAGGAAAACACTCCAAGAAAAAGCAAAAAAAATAGTTGCTCGTTATCAAACATGA
- a CDS encoding GyrI-like domain-containing protein, with protein sequence MLKIVVIVGSVLVVLGIVAVLFMLKGPDLSKYKYLQDPRIAVLPDVKVMEIPFEVSSDGLGGVYKALFKTYFKLKGVPKGPGMESPAARYENALDFDMDTKERETAFKNIIWKGSAAIPLSETISALPAINSQDNFIPRLTTWKYGETAEILHIGPYEKEAPTVNKLCAFIKAQGYEISGLHEEVYLRGPGMPFSKPENYQTIIRYPVKKTAE encoded by the coding sequence ATGTTGAAAATTGTTGTTATTGTCGGAAGTGTTCTTGTGGTGCTGGGAATTGTAGCAGTGCTGTTTATGCTGAAGGGACCGGATTTGTCGAAATACAAGTACTTGCAGGACCCGCGAATTGCTGTTTTACCGGATGTCAAAGTGATGGAAATTCCGTTTGAAGTATCTTCAGACGGATTGGGCGGTGTATATAAAGCTTTATTTAAAACTTACTTTAAATTGAAAGGTGTGCCCAAGGGTCCTGGAATGGAATCCCCGGCTGCCAGATACGAAAATGCCCTGGATTTTGACATGGACACAAAAGAAAGAGAAACTGCTTTTAAAAATATAATCTGGAAAGGATCAGCCGCTATTCCTCTGTCGGAAACCATCAGCGCTCTGCCGGCAATAAACAGCCAAGATAATTTCATCCCCCGTCTCACAACCTGGAAGTATGGAGAAACCGCTGAAATACTGCATATCGGGCCGTATGAAAAAGAAGCGCCGACAGTTAATAAGTTGTGTGCTTTTATCAAGGCGCAAGGTTATGAAATATCCGGACTCCATGAGGAAGTTTATTTACGCGGTCCGGGCATGCCGTTTAGCAAACCGGAAAATTATCAAACAATAATTCGTTATCCGGTTAAAAAAACAGCAGAGTAA
- a CDS encoding bacteriohemerythrin has translation MNVQDIIYLRWLEEYSIGNGAIDNQHKKIVVIINQLYRAVRRDEGERVLAESLGYLIDYTKQHFATEEAIFQGTDFPEIEAHLQLHTEMTARTLEIQKTFFSFNEDNSLELLHFLKEWWFHHITGDDRKYIPYIQTSA, from the coding sequence ATGAATGTTCAGGATATTATTTATTTACGCTGGCTGGAGGAATATTCGATCGGGAATGGCGCTATTGATAATCAACATAAAAAAATTGTGGTAATCATTAATCAGCTCTACCGAGCGGTCCGCCGGGATGAAGGTGAGCGGGTACTGGCGGAATCACTGGGATACCTGATAGATTATACGAAACAGCATTTTGCTACGGAAGAAGCGATATTTCAGGGAACTGATTTTCCTGAAATAGAAGCGCATTTGCAGCTGCATACGGAAATGACCGCCCGTACCCTGGAAATACAGAAGACCTTTTTTTCCTTCAATGAGGACAACTCCCTGGAATTACTACATTTTCTCAAAGAGTGGTGGTTTCACCATATTACTGGAGATGACCGGAAGTATATCCCGTATATTCAAACAAGCGCTTGA
- a CDS encoding M28 family peptidase yields MLVIETDLLKKHVTALVSIQPPRNYANQISLKKTGDYLFREFEKLTDQVQEQTYEVEGHYYRNIIASYGNQPKKRVVVGAHYDVFGTSPGADDNASAVAGMLELARILFKYKPTLDFQVDFAGYTLEEPPFFASECMGSAVHAKSLQDQHVDVKLMICLEMIGYFTEKSGTQKYPFPEMKATMPGQGDYIALVTLNRYENLADQMRMAMKKKMTLEVQKIVLPVSITGVDFSDHRNFWQRGYPAVMVTDTAFYRNPHYHKDSDTIETLNFDKMAEVVQGVYQAIIDMASD; encoded by the coding sequence ATGCTTGTAATTGAGACGGATTTATTAAAAAAGCATGTCACAGCTTTAGTGAGTATTCAACCGCCCAGGAATTATGCCAATCAAATTTCTCTAAAAAAAACCGGAGACTATTTATTCCGGGAATTCGAAAAATTGACAGATCAGGTTCAGGAACAAACCTACGAGGTGGAAGGACACTATTACCGGAATATTATTGCTTCTTATGGCAATCAACCGAAAAAACGGGTGGTGGTGGGTGCGCATTATGATGTTTTTGGAACATCACCGGGTGCGGATGATAATGCCAGCGCAGTGGCCGGTATGCTCGAGTTGGCGCGCATCCTTTTTAAATATAAACCAACACTTGATTTTCAGGTCGATTTTGCAGGCTATACACTGGAAGAGCCGCCGTTTTTTGCGTCCGAATGTATGGGATCTGCCGTGCATGCCAAATCGCTTCAGGACCAGCATGTCGATGTGAAACTGATGATTTGTCTTGAGATGATCGGGTATTTTACTGAAAAATCGGGAACGCAAAAATATCCCTTTCCGGAAATGAAAGCGACGATGCCCGGTCAGGGTGATTATATTGCCCTGGTGACATTGAATCGATATGAAAATTTGGCAGATCAGATGCGTATGGCGATGAAAAAAAAGATGACACTGGAAGTTCAAAAAATAGTACTCCCGGTCTCCATTACGGGTGTGGATTTTTCAGATCACCGTAATTTTTGGCAGCGCGGGTATCCGGCGGTGATGGTGACGGATACGGCTTTTTATCGGAATCCCCATTATCATAAGGACTCCGATACAATTGAAACCCTGAATTTTGATAAAATGGCGGAAGTGGTCCAGGGGGTTTATCAGGCAATTATTGACATGGCATCAGATTAA
- a CDS encoding DNA-3-methyladenine glycosylase I, which yields MLEKHRCAWAQGEFYQAYHDNEWGVPLHDDRKLFEMLILEGAQAGLAWITILKKRAGYRKAFDDFNPEKIARYSNEKKTQLLADPGIIRNRLKIKSAIQNAGNFLEVQKEFGSFDNYIWQFTDHRIIQNRFASVEQLPAKTTESDAMSRDLKKRGFSFVGSTICYAYMQSIGMVNDHVTDCFRYPELIEGEINE from the coding sequence ATTTTGGAAAAGCATCGCTGTGCCTGGGCGCAAGGGGAGTTCTATCAAGCTTATCATGACAACGAATGGGGGGTTCCCCTGCACGATGACCGCAAGCTTTTTGAAATGCTGATTTTGGAAGGCGCACAAGCCGGACTTGCCTGGATCACGATTCTAAAAAAACGCGCAGGATACCGCAAGGCGTTTGATGATTTTAATCCGGAAAAAATTGCCCGCTATTCGAATGAAAAAAAGACGCAGCTATTGGCTGATCCGGGTATTATCAGGAACCGTTTGAAAATAAAAAGTGCAATTCAAAATGCCGGGAATTTTTTAGAGGTACAAAAAGAGTTTGGGAGTTTTGATAATTATATCTGGCAATTTACGGACCACAGAATTATTCAAAATCGATTTGCGTCTGTAGAACAACTGCCGGCTAAAACCACGGAATCGGATGCGATGAGCCGCGATCTTAAAAAACGCGGATTTTCTTTTGTGGGCAGTACCATCTGTTATGCCTACATGCAGTCAATCGGCATGGTCAATGATCATGTGACAGACTGTTTTCGTTATCCGGAATTAATCGAAGGAGAGATAAATGAATAA
- the purE gene encoding 5-(carboxyamino)imidazole ribonucleotide mutase encodes MNKIQVAIVMGSASDKETMQEAARILKEFEVLFEMRIMSAHRTPDTVHTFVRSAAEQGVKVFIAGAGKAAHLAGVVASITTRPVIGVPMTTSDLGGLDSLLSTVQMPPGIPVATTAIGKSGARNAALLAIAMLGLADDSLAEKLKIFREAQAQAVAAADKKLQQEL; translated from the coding sequence ATGAATAAAATCCAGGTCGCGATTGTCATGGGGAGCGCTTCGGACAAAGAAACAATGCAAGAAGCCGCCCGGATACTGAAAGAATTTGAGGTGTTGTTTGAGATGCGTATTATGTCCGCACATCGCACACCGGATACGGTGCATACATTTGTTCGATCAGCAGCGGAGCAGGGAGTAAAAGTTTTTATCGCCGGTGCCGGCAAGGCGGCGCATCTGGCCGGCGTGGTGGCCTCAATCACCACACGTCCGGTGATTGGCGTACCCATGACCACGTCCGATTTGGGCGGCCTGGATTCTTTGCTCTCGACAGTACAAATGCCGCCGGGTATTCCGGTAGCCACCACGGCCATTGGAAAATCCGGCGCGAGGAATGCAGCTTTGTTGGCGATTGCCATGTTGGGTTTGGCGGATGACAGTCTGGCGGAAAAACTGAAGATTTTTCGGGAAGCACAGGCCCAGGCGGTGGCAGCTGCGGACAAAAAACTCCAGCAGGAACTCTGA
- a CDS encoding alpha/beta hydrolase, whose translation MDNLRCYGEPPYSVVLVHGGPGVAGTMAPVARELAARYGVLEPLQTAASVTGQVTELRAQIAKYAAGPVVLIGSSWGAMLAFVLAAKHPEMVAKLVLVGSGVYTECHARQIEATRFERLTPVAMQTAYRLMGQINQADSDQQNNLFAQLGKIFTQTDAYDPVTLDLEWTQIRYDIYKKVWPQAVALRRQGDFLKWGRRIQCPVIALHGDYDPHPAAGIHEPLAAVVRDFQFILLEKCGHLPWIEKQAKAVFYQKVNEIVDAQGWDGKK comes from the coding sequence ATGGATAATCTTCGATGCTACGGTGAGCCGCCTTATTCGGTTGTTTTGGTTCATGGCGGGCCGGGAGTGGCGGGGACCATGGCACCTGTGGCGCGGGAACTTGCCGCCAGGTATGGTGTATTGGAGCCTTTACAGACAGCAGCGTCTGTGACAGGACAAGTGACGGAACTCAGGGCACAGATCGCAAAATATGCCGCCGGGCCGGTTGTTCTGATTGGGTCTTCCTGGGGGGCAATGCTGGCGTTTGTGTTGGCGGCCAAGCATCCTGAGATGGTGGCTAAATTGGTGCTGGTGGGAAGCGGGGTCTATACGGAATGCCATGCCCGGCAAATTGAGGCAACCCGGTTTGAACGTTTGACGCCGGTGGCAATGCAAACTGCGTACCGTTTGATGGGTCAGATCAACCAGGCGGATTCGGATCAACAAAATAATTTGTTTGCTCAGTTGGGGAAGATTTTTACTCAGACAGATGCCTATGATCCTGTCACACTGGACCTGGAATGGACACAAATCCGGTATGATATTTACAAAAAAGTTTGGCCTCAGGCAGTTGCTTTGCGCAGGCAGGGCGACTTTTTGAAATGGGGACGCCGGATACAATGCCCGGTGATTGCGCTGCATGGTGATTATGATCCCCACCCGGCGGCAGGTATTCATGAACCGCTGGCTGCGGTGGTGCGGGATTTTCAATTTATATTGTTGGAAAAATGCGGTCATCTTCCCTGGATTGAGAAGCAGGCCAAGGCAGTGTTTTATCAGAAGGTGAATGAAATAGTGGATGCGCAGGGATGGGATGGAAAAAAATAA
- a CDS encoding zeta toxin family protein, translating into MEKNKSYKILDQVAALLRQKAAGTQAPYLIAIGGPGGSGKSTFARQLATTLGEAVILGLDDYKTSRDFRRNAGVFGPHPDANKMDLIKAHLAVLKRGSEIQKPIYDKIAGDALHTERFSPDVYTLVEGEVATYPRFKALIDFSIYIDSGLLTQLAARLGRDRRDRGHSKEKAAQNFLHSNLREFPAYGAQSRHWADVRLFCREDYCLEWEPQPAG; encoded by the coding sequence ATGGAAAAAAATAAAAGTTATAAAATTTTAGATCAAGTGGCAGCCTTGCTCCGCCAAAAAGCAGCCGGGACACAGGCGCCTTATCTCATTGCCATCGGAGGTCCTGGGGGCAGCGGGAAATCAACTTTTGCCCGGCAGCTGGCAACAACACTCGGTGAGGCGGTTATTTTGGGATTGGATGATTACAAAACTTCACGCGATTTTCGTAGAAACGCCGGGGTTTTTGGGCCCCATCCGGATGCCAATAAAATGGATCTGATCAAAGCACATCTGGCGGTTTTGAAAAGGGGAAGTGAGATTCAAAAACCGATTTATGATAAAATCGCCGGCGATGCATTGCATACAGAGCGTTTTTCTCCGGACGTGTATACCCTGGTTGAGGGCGAGGTGGCGACCTACCCGCGTTTTAAAGCATTGATTGATTTTTCCATTTATATTGATTCCGGACTGCTTACGCAATTAGCAGCCCGACTGGGTCGCGACAGACGCGACCGGGGGCATTCCAAGGAAAAAGCCGCGCAAAATTTTTTACACAGCAATCTACGCGAATTTCCCGCTTATGGTGCGCAATCCAGGCATTGGGCGGATGTGCGTCTTTTTTGCCGTGAGGATTATTGTCTGGAATGGGAGCCGCAGCCGGCAGGATAG
- a CDS encoding T9SS type A sorting domain-containing protein gives MKKSLMLAVFLGVGFPQMILAALDSVTVTATNYETNAMSNYSAHCTASTPSANVSIGDILVFGFPAGYNISAVVAADVTVNGTNATTIVVNGTDLDITSPVAIDLLSGLPMDIDIINAHVQNASTAGNYTITVDTPNDSGSDDVTLDDPPTPTFTITQTATPTRTATPTRTATPTRTVTPTGTRTATRTPTETATPTFSATPSVTRTYTSTPTATITLTRTVTPTATITRTATITQTRTTTPTITPTITSTPTTTVTSTYTAVPHYVNPGEVMSYPSPAKGDAVYFYYRTLDAVSVEIQLYNVLGEKVTVLESTHDTAGSHRTTWDIRAAAPGIYFYRLKMTEQSGKVYIPKIRKLVIIKSQH, from the coding sequence ATGAAAAAATCACTCATGCTAGCTGTTTTTTTAGGGGTTGGTTTCCCGCAAATGATTTTGGCGGCGCTGGACAGTGTTACGGTAACTGCGACGAATTACGAGACCAATGCCATGAGTAATTATAGCGCGCATTGCACCGCAAGCACACCCAGCGCAAATGTCAGTATTGGTGATATTCTTGTCTTCGGTTTTCCTGCAGGCTATAATATTAGCGCCGTTGTGGCCGCCGACGTGACTGTGAACGGAACCAATGCCACCACTATTGTTGTGAATGGAACTGATTTGGATATCACCTCGCCGGTAGCGATTGACCTGCTAAGCGGCTTGCCAATGGATATAGATATCATCAATGCGCACGTTCAAAATGCTTCTACTGCGGGGAATTATACCATCACAGTTGATACGCCAAATGATTCGGGGAGTGACGATGTGACGCTGGATGATCCGCCCACACCAACATTTACCATAACCCAGACGGCAACCCCGACCCGGACGGCAACCCCGACCCGGACGGCAACCCCGACAAGGACTGTGACACCTACCGGGACACGGACAGCGACGAGAACTCCGACGGAGACAGCAACGCCTACATTTTCAGCCACGCCATCAGTCACCCGGACATACACATCCACCCCAACTGCGACGATTACCCTGACACGGACGGTAACCCCGACGGCGACCATTACAAGGACTGCTACAATTACTCAAACCAGAACTACGACACCGACGATTACACCGACGATTACCAGTACACCGACGACCACGGTGACCAGTACTTATACAGCTGTTCCGCATTATGTTAATCCGGGTGAGGTCATGAGCTATCCTTCGCCTGCCAAGGGTGATGCGGTCTATTTTTATTACCGCACACTGGATGCCGTCAGCGTAGAGATCCAACTCTACAATGTCCTTGGCGAAAAAGTGACTGTTTTGGAATCGACCCATGATACCGCCGGATCACACCGGACAACCTGGGACATCCGTGCAGCAGCACCGGGAATTTATTTCTATCGTCTGAAAATGACGGAACAATCCGGGAAAGTCTACATACCTAAAATTCGTAAATTAGTGATTATTAAAAGTCAGCACTAA
- a CDS encoding GIY-YIG nuclease family protein, with product MKVCQKRYFVYMLQCRDQSLYTGYAVSLEGRMEQHRHGKGSAYVRSRMPFQLVYQEVFLTRQAAMQREAGIKQLSRKNKLALIKSVEQCEGRLYEKAK from the coding sequence ATGAAGGTTTGCCAAAAACGTTATTTTGTTTATATGCTGCAATGCAGGGACCAAAGTCTTTATACAGGATATGCGGTTAGTCTGGAGGGCAGGATGGAGCAACATCGTCACGGCAAAGGGTCGGCCTATGTCAGGTCGCGGATGCCGTTTCAACTGGTGTATCAGGAAGTGTTTTTAACCCGGCAGGCAGCCATGCAGCGCGAAGCCGGGATCAAGCAATTGTCGCGGAAAAATAAATTGGCGTTGATTAAATCTGTGGAGCAGTGCGAAGGAAGGCTGTATGAAAAAGCGAAGTGA
- a CDS encoding FAD-dependent oxidoreductase, which produces MGGLIAANLLVKQGHQVTLFEANDRVGGYISGFVPGAVIGGCLAANHIG; this is translated from the coding sequence TTGGGCGGTTTGATCGCCGCCAACCTGTTGGTCAAACAAGGACATCAAGTGACCCTCTTTGAGGCCAATGACAGGGTCGGCGGTTATATTTCCGGGTTTGTTCCCGGTGCCGTGATAGGTGGATGTCTGGCAGCAAATCACATCGGATAA
- a CDS encoding Dabb family protein: MVKHVVMFKLKKEAEGMPKAVNVEKFRAKLEKLKDHISSLLSCEVGVNISDQPTSYDIVLNTEFRSLADLETYRDHPEHQKVVAYINTICENRAVVDFIL, from the coding sequence ATGGTTAAACATGTTGTGATGTTTAAGTTAAAAAAAGAGGCGGAAGGTATGCCCAAAGCAGTCAATGTGGAAAAGTTTAGAGCTAAATTGGAAAAATTGAAAGATCATATCAGCAGTTTATTGAGTTGTGAGGTTGGCGTTAATATCTCTGATCAACCTACATCCTATGATATTGTTTTGAATACGGAATTTAGAAGTCTGGCGGATTTGGAAACGTATCGGGACCATCCTGAACATCAAAAAGTGGTGGCCTACATCAACACAATTTGTGAAAATCGGGCGGTGGTTGATTTTATTCTTTGA
- a CDS encoding DUF4112 domain-containing protein translates to MEKTREVLHLKSMQRLQTLSGLLDSWFVIPGTRIRFGFDALLGLIPVAGDVVSLLVSLVIFREALSQRVSRKILLRMLGNFVFDAVLGSIPIAGDVFDVFSRVNLKNFNLLLNEVGLTAEDLVSPEFRNSN, encoded by the coding sequence TTGGAAAAGACCAGGGAAGTGCTGCATTTAAAATCCATGCAGCGTCTGCAAACATTGTCCGGACTACTGGATAGCTGGTTTGTAATTCCGGGGACAAGGATTCGTTTTGGATTTGATGCACTGCTCGGGTTGATTCCGGTCGCGGGGGACGTTGTCAGTCTGCTGGTTTCACTGGTGATTTTCCGGGAAGCCCTTTCACAGCGTGTTTCGCGAAAAATTCTGTTGCGCATGTTGGGTAATTTTGTTTTTGATGCGGTCTTGGGAAGCATACCGATCGCCGGGGATGTTTTTGATGTTTTTTCCCGGGTCAATTTAAAAAATTTTAACCTGCTATTAAATGAGGTCGGGCTTACGGCAGAGGACCTGGTGTCTCCTGAATTTCGAAATTCTAATTAA
- a CDS encoding heme NO-binding domain-containing protein: MKGTIVKCLQELVKEKFGQDKWDAVVAKVPDMPKVILSISDIDDSKAMKAIQATCEVLNITLEQAADAFGEYWMTVYAPKNYPVFFNKNKTAKDFILYMDRVHDTVTKSMENAHPPRFAYEWKDDKTLLFNYSSQRNIIVIAGGLIKGVGKYFNEEIKVTKLSESQLEIVFS; this comes from the coding sequence GTGAAAGGTACTATTGTAAAATGTTTGCAGGAACTTGTGAAGGAAAAATTCGGGCAGGACAAATGGGATGCCGTTGTGGCGAAAGTGCCGGACATGCCGAAAGTGATTTTATCGATTTCAGACATTGATGACAGCAAAGCAATGAAAGCCATACAGGCAACCTGCGAAGTTTTGAATATTACCCTGGAACAGGCGGCAGATGCATTCGGTGAATACTGGATGACAGTCTATGCGCCTAAAAATTATCCTGTTTTTTTCAATAAAAATAAAACTGCCAAGGATTTTATTCTTTATATGGACCGGGTACATGATACCGTGACAAAGAGCATGGAAAATGCGCATCCTCCCAGGTTTGCGTATGAATGGAAGGATGATAAAACCCTGCTGTTTAATTATTCATCGCAGCGAAATATAATCGTTATTGCCGGCGGCCTGATTAAAGGGGTGGGGAAGTATTTTAATGAAGAAATTAAAGTCACCAAGCTTTCTGAATCTCAACTGGAAATCGTTTTTAGCTGA
- a CDS encoding DUF2141 domain-containing protein — translation MLQRFCLVGLFVIVPALLGFAEKGVHPTVMPEQTEQNTISSSPPKKKVTLNSIQPEKPLLTEKDQRTKGTLIVQIKQLRNDRGNLKVSIFNKPDGFPVGGKNALRNLIVPITPTQTEAVFENLPLDSYAVSIWHDENKDNKINTNWIGMPKEGLGVSRDAKGSFGPPKYHDARFDFNTKKMIILINTTYL, via the coding sequence ATGCTGCAACGCTTTTGTCTCGTCGGCCTCTTCGTCATTGTCCCGGCCTTATTGGGATTTGCAGAAAAAGGAGTCCACCCCACCGTGATGCCGGAACAGACGGAACAAAACACCATTTCCAGTTCCCCACCGAAAAAAAAGGTCACACTCAATTCCATCCAACCGGAAAAACCTTTGCTCACTGAAAAAGATCAGAGAACCAAAGGCACTTTAATTGTTCAGATCAAACAACTGCGAAATGACCGGGGAAATCTTAAGGTCTCCATTTTCAACAAACCGGATGGATTTCCCGTAGGCGGCAAAAATGCTTTGCGCAATTTAATCGTTCCCATCACGCCCACTCAAACCGAAGCTGTTTTTGAGAACCTCCCCCTGGATTCTTATGCCGTGAGCATCTGGCATGATGAAAACAAAGATAATAAAATCAATACCAATTGGATCGGCATGCCCAAAGAGGGATTGGGTGTCTCCCGGGATGCCAAAGGTTCTTTCGGCCCTCCCAAATATCATGATGCCCGTTTTGATTTCAACACAAAAAAAATGATAATCCTGATTAATACAACCTATCTGTAA
- the cpaB gene encoding Flp pilus assembly protein CpaB: MNRQIVIALLLAMVAGLMTYYYISEKEAAIKADITPLKVLVAKKPISRGTVLSGDKVLIDEIPGAYIMPGAIAAATREEVVKMWKDYKGQFAVVPISKGEQILPNKLSKLLPGFAAIVPEGMRIVSLAFDPAAAIGGHVKPGNRVDVIATFEHEYKKAKRITSVVMSQNVLVTAVGNQTATEKPALQSGKLERGTGSISVCLAVPPEDAVRLTLAEKEGQLKLALRAVGDENRLNFTDQNLGTLLGPLMKVRREEIKPAKRRIQIIRGLQP, from the coding sequence ATGAACAGACAAATCGTTATCGCGTTATTATTGGCAATGGTAGCCGGATTAATGACCTATTATTATATTTCCGAGAAAGAGGCGGCCATTAAGGCGGATATTACTCCGTTGAAGGTTCTGGTGGCTAAAAAACCAATCAGTCGAGGAACGGTTCTTTCCGGGGACAAGGTTTTGATTGACGAAATTCCCGGTGCTTATATCATGCCTGGCGCGATTGCCGCAGCCACCCGGGAAGAAGTGGTGAAAATGTGGAAGGATTATAAAGGACAGTTTGCCGTTGTGCCCATTTCTAAGGGTGAACAAATTTTGCCTAACAAGCTTTCGAAGCTTTTGCCGGGTTTTGCCGCGATTGTCCCGGAGGGGATGCGGATTGTATCGCTGGCATTTGATCCTGCAGCAGCCATCGGGGGGCATGTTAAGCCCGGGAACCGGGTGGATGTGATTGCGACATTTGAGCATGAATACAAAAAAGCCAAGCGCATTACATCGGTTGTGATGTCTCAAAATGTGTTGGTAACTGCAGTTGGGAATCAGACAGCCACGGAAAAACCAGCGCTGCAAAGCGGGAAATTAGAGCGGGGCACAGGATCGATATCGGTTTGTCTGGCAGTACCACCCGAAGATGCGGTTCGGCTGACCCTGGCAGAAAAAGAAGGTCAGTTGAAGCTGGCTTTGCGGGCAGTGGGGGATGAAAATCGACTGAATTTTACCGATCAGAATTTAGGAACTCTTTTAGGTCCTCTGATGAAGGTGCGGCGTGAAGAAATTAAACCTGCAAAGCGGCGGATTCAAATAATCCGTGGATTGCAACCGTAA